In Deltaproteobacteria bacterium, one DNA window encodes the following:
- a CDS encoding serine O-acetyltransferase: MFETIRRDIKVTFERDPASRSVAEILLCYPGLHAVWMHRMAHWSWKKNLKLLGRLISHISRFLTGIEIHPGADLGPGFFIDHGMGVVIGETAEVG, from the coding sequence ATGTTTGAGACCATCAGGAGAGACATTAAGGTGACATTTGAACGGGATCCAGCATCCCGTAGCGTGGCCGAAATCCTTCTCTGCTACCCCGGACTACACGCAGTATGGATGCACCGAATGGCCCACTGGTCATGGAAGAAAAACCTCAAGCTCTTGGGGAGGCTCATATCGCACATCTCGAGGTTTCTAACGGGAATAGAGATACATCCCGGCGCGGATCTTGGCCCGGGCTTCTTTATCGACCACGGGATGGGCGTCGTCATCGGTGAAACCGCCGAGGTAGG